In a single window of the Lynx canadensis isolate LIC74 chromosome E2, mLynCan4.pri.v2, whole genome shotgun sequence genome:
- the DHX34 gene encoding probable ATP-dependent RNA helicase DHX34 isoform X1 yields MPPPRTKEGGDDRGRHWDPSEEDASEKWDWNCPETRRLFEDAFFRDEDYIPQGSEERKKFWTFFERLQRFQNLKSTRKGDKDPGRPKHSIPALADLPRAYDPRYRINLSVRGPDARGSRGLDRQPPERVSEFRRALLHYLDFGQKQAFGRLARLQRERAALPIAQYGTRILQTLKEHQVVVVAGDTGCGKSTQVPQYLLAAGFSHVACTQPRRIACISLAKRVSFESLSQYGSRVGYQIRFESTRTAATKIVFLTVGLLLRQIQREPRLPQYQVLIVDEVHERHLHSDFLLGVLRRLLPERPDLKVILMSATINISLFSSYFGGAPVVQVPGRLFPITVVYQPQEAEPPASKSEKLDPRPFLRVLEAIDNKYPPEERGDLLVFLSGMAEISAVLEAAQAYASRTQRWVVLPLHSALSVADQDKVFDVAPPGVRKCILSTNIAETSVTIDGIRFVVDSGKVKEMGYDPQAKLQRLQEFWISQASAEQRKGRAGRTGPGVCFRLYAESDYDAFAPYPVPEIRRVALDALVLQMKSMCVGDPRTFPFIEPPPPASLETAILYLRDQGALDSSEALTPIGSLLAQLPVDVVIGKMLILGSMFHLAEPVLTIAAALSVQSPFTRSAQSNPEGAAARRPLDSDHGDPFTLFNVFNTWVQVKSERSRSSRKWCRHRCIEEHRLYEMANVRRQFKELLEDHGLLARARAPKPGDSYSRPRQRRERRALYRLKRRHEEGGGHRRKVLRLQEDPGGCSSEEDPGAGDSVDIQDVKFKLRHSLDQLQAASAQDLTRDQVALLKLVLGRGLYPQLAVPDPFNSSRKDSDQIFHTQSKQGTVPHPTSVFASSPEVLHAQEQEAGGGEGSRDDKDKLSSRHQLLTFVSLLETNKAYLVNCVRIPALQSLLLFSRSLDTNGDCSRLVADGWLELQLADSESAVRLLAASVRLRARWESALDRQLARQAQQRRPEVDQEEEEEEDPVARKEVADLSRELLKFTASKVPAPPTPGWPRPTLARGVPAAGIRSPEGLASSSPRGRTFAGFQTRQVEDEPKVTQLVPYSLRRLTGLEVQNLYVGPQTITAMPSLPGLFGSSALSPHPTKGGYAVTDFLTYNCLTSDTDLYSDCLRTFWTCPHCGLHVPLTPLERIAHENTCPEAPQDGPPGAEEAAPEPLQKASVLQKPYHCAACQKDFLFTPTEVLRHRRQHV; encoded by the exons ATGCCTCCTCCCAGAACGAAGGAGGGCGGGGATGACCGAGGCCGACACTGGGATCCCAGTGAGGAGGACGCCTCTGAGAAATGGGACTGGAATTGTCCGGAGACCCGTCGCCTCTTCGAGGACGCCTTTTTCCGTGATGAGGATTATATACCCCAGGGTTCTGAGGAGCGCAAGAAGTTCTGGACCTTCTTTGAACGCTTACAGAGATTCCAGAACCTCAAGAGCACCAGGAAGGGGGACAAGGACCCTGGGCGTCCCAAGCACAGCATCCCGGCGCTGGCCGACCTGCCTCGCGCTTACGACCCCCGTTACCGCATCAACCTCTCGGTCCGGGGCCCCGACGCCCGGGGCTCTCGGGGGCTGGACAGACAGCCCCCGGAGAGGGTGTCCGAGTTCCGCCGAGCCCTTCTGCACTACCTGGACTTTGGCCAGAAGCAGGCGTTTGGACGACTGGCCAGACTGCAGAGGGAACGGGCGGCCCTCCCCATCGCCCAGTACGGGACCCGCATCCTGCAGACACTGAAGGAACaccaggtggtggtggtggcgggtgACACGGGCTGTGGCAagtccacccaggtgccccagtacctgCTGGCCGCCGGCTTCAGTCACGTGGCATGCACCCAGCCCCGGCGTATCGCCTGCATCTCCCTGGCCAAGCGCGTCAGCTTCGAGAGCCTCAGTCAGTATGGCTCACGG GTCGGCTACCAGATCCGCTTTGAGAGCACACGGACGGCAGCCACCAAGATCGTGTTCCTGACGGTGGGGCTGCTCCTGAGGCAGATCCAGCGGGAGCCCCGCCTGCCCCAGTACCAGGTCCTGATCGTGGACGAAGTCCACGAACGCCACCTGCACAGCGACTTCCTCCTGGGCGTTCTCCGGCGCCTGCTGCCCGAGCGGCCTGACCTCAAGGTCATCCTCATGTCGGCCACCATCAACATCTCGCTCTTCTCCAGCTACTTCGGCGGGGCCCCCGTGGTGCAGGTGCCCGGGAGGCTGTTCCCCATCACG GTCGTGTACCAGCCACAGGAGGCCGAGCCGCCGGCGTCCAAGTCGGAGAAGCTGGACCCTCGGCCTTTCCTGAGGGTGCTGGAGGCCATCGACAATAAGTATCCGCCGGAGGAGCGGGGCGACCTCCTGGTCTTCCTGAGCGGCATGGCGGAGATCAGCGCGGTGCTGGAGGCGGCCCAGGCCTATGCCAGCCGCACTCAGCGCTGGGTGGTTCTGCCGCTGCACAGCGCCCTCTCCGTGGCCGACCAGGACAAG GTGTTCGATGTGGCCCCCCCTGGGGTTCGGAAATGCATCCTCTCCACCAACATCGCTGAGACCTCAGTCACCATTGATGGGATCCGCTTCGTAGTAGATTCTG GGAAGGTGAAGGAGATGGGCTACGACCCACAGGCCAAGTTGCAGCGGCTGCAGGAATTCTGGATCAGCCAGGCCAGTGCCGAGCAGCGGAAGGGCCGGGCGGGCCGCACGGGCCCCGGCGTCTGCTTCCGCCTCTACGCTGAATCGGACTACGACGCCTTCGCCCCCTACCCCGTCCCGGAGATTCGGAGGGTGGCCCTCGACGCGCTGGTGCTGCAG ATGAAAAGCATGTGCGTGGGGGACCCGCGAACCTTCCCCTTCATCGAGCCTCCGCCACCAGCCAGCCTGGAAACGGCCATCCTCTACCTCCGGGACCAGGGGGCCCTGGACAGCTCAGAGGCCCTCACCCCTATCGGCTCTCTGCTGGCCCAGCTTCCGGTGGATGTGGTGATCG gGAAGATGCTGATCCTTGGTTCCATGTTCCACCTGGCGGAGCCCGTGCTCACCATCGCGGCTGCCCTCAGTGTCCAGTCGCCCTTTACCCGCAGCGCCCAGAGCAACCCCGAGGGTGCGGCCGCGCGGCGGCCCCTGGACAGTGACCACGGTGACCCCTTCACGCTCTTCAATGTCTTCAACACCTGGGTGCAG GTGAAATCCGAACGGAGCAGGAGCTCACGCAAGTGGTGCCGCCACCGGTGCATAGAGGAGCATCGGCTGTACGAGATGGCCAACGTACGGCGCCAGTTCAAG GAGCTGCTGGAGGACCACGGGCTACTGGCCAGGGCCCGGGCCCCGAAGCCGGGGGACAGCTACAGCCGGCCGCGGCAGCGCCGGGAGCGCCGGGCACTGTACCGGCTGAAGCGCCGGCACGAGGAGGGCGGGGGACACAGGCGCAAGGTGCTGCGGCTGCAGGAGGACCCGGGCGGCTGCTCCAGCGAAGAGGACCCGGGGGCCGGCGACAGCGTGGACATCCAG GATGTGAAGTTTAAGCTGCGGCACAGCCTGGATCAGCTGCAGGCGGCCTCGGCCCAGGACCTGACGCGGGACCAGGTGGCCCTGCTCAAGCTGGTGCTGGGCCGGGGCCTCTACCCCCAGCTTGCGGTCCCGGACCCGTTCAACAGCAGCCGCAAGGACTCGGACCAG ATTTTCCACACCCAGTCCAAGCAGGGCACCGTGCCGCACCCCACTTCCGTCTTTGCCAGCAGTCCGGAGGTTCTGCACGCGCAGGAGCAAGAGGCCGGGGGCGGTGAAGGGAGCCGAG ACGACAAGGACAAGCTGAGCAGCAGGCACCAGCTCCTCACCTTCGTCTCCCTGCTGGAGACCAACAAGGCCTACCTGGTGAACTGCGTCCGCATCCCCGCGCTCCAG TCTCTCTTGCTGTTCAGCCGGTCCCTGGACACCAACGGTGACTGCTCGCGCCTGGTGGCTGACGGCTGGCTGGAGCTCCAGCTTGCGGACAGTGAGAGTGCCGTCCGGCTTCTGGCGGCTTCCGTGCGGCTCCGTGCCCGCTGGGAAAGTGCCCTGGACCGGCAGCTGGCGCGTCAGGCCCAGCAGCGGCGGCCGGAGGTGGaccaagaagaggaggaggaggaggatccGGTCGCCCGCAAGGAGGTGGCCGACCTGAGCAGGGAGCTGCTGAAGTTCACGGCCTCCAAGGTACCTGCCCCGCCCACCCCCGGGTGGCCACGCCCCACCTTGGCCAGAGGGGTGCCCGCCGCAGGGATCCGGAGTCCAGAAGGCCTGGCTTCTAGCTCGCCAAGGGGTCGCACATTTGCGGGTTTCCAAACCAGACAAGTTGAGGAcgagcccaaggtcacacagctg gtccCCTACAGCCTCCGGCGGCTCACGGGGCTGGAAGTCCAGAACCTCTATGTGGGACCCCAGACCATCACAGCCATGCCCAGTCTTCCTGGCCTCTTTGGTAGCTCTGCCTTGTCCCCTCACCCCACCAAAGGGGGCTACGCAGTCACTGACTTCCTCACCTACAACTGCCTCACG AGCGACACGGACCTGTACAGCGACTGTCTCCGCACCTTCTGGACCTGCCCCCACTGCGGCCTGCACGTGCCCCTGACGCCCTTGGAGCGCATTGCGCACGAGAACACTTGCCCCGAAGCCCCACAGGACGGTCCCCCAG ggGCTGAGGAGGCCGCCCCCGAGCCCCTCCAGAAGGCGTCCGTCCTGCAGAAGCCCTACCACTGCGCGGCCTGCCAGAAGGACTTCCTGTTCACACCCACGGAGGTTCTGCGGCACCGGCGGCAGCACGTGTGA
- the DHX34 gene encoding probable ATP-dependent RNA helicase DHX34 isoform X2: protein MPPPRTKEGGDDRGRHWDPSEEDASEKWDWNCPETRRLFEDAFFRDEDYIPQGSEERKKFWTFFERLQRFQNLKSTRKGDKDPGRPKHSIPALADLPRAYDPRYRINLSVRGPDARGSRGLDRQPPERVSEFRRALLHYLDFGQKQAFGRLARLQRERAALPIAQYGTRILQTLKEHQVVVVAGDTGCGKSTQVPQYLLAAGFSHVACTQPRRIACISLAKRVSFESLSQYGSRVGYQIRFESTRTAATKIVFLTVGLLLRQIQREPRLPQYQVLIVDEVHERHLHSDFLLGVLRRLLPERPDLKVILMSATINISLFSSYFGGAPVVQVPGRLFPITVVYQPQEAEPPASKSEKLDPRPFLRVLEAIDNKYPPEERGDLLVFLSGMAEISAVLEAAQAYASRTQRWVVLPLHSALSVADQDKVFDVAPPGVRKCILSTNIAETSVTIDGIRFVVDSGKVKEMGYDPQAKLQRLQEFWISQASAEQRKGRAGRTGPGVCFRLYAESDYDAFAPYPVPEIRRVALDALVLQMKSMCVGDPRTFPFIEPPPPASLETAILYLRDQGALDSSEALTPIGSLLAQLPVDVVIGKMLILGSMFHLAEPVLTIAAALSVQSPFTRSAQSNPEGAAARRPLDSDHGDPFTLFNVFNTWVQVKSERSRSSRKWCRHRCIEEHRLYEMANVRRQFKELLEDHGLLARARAPKPGDSYSRPRQRRERRALYRLKRRHEEGGGHRRKVLRLQEDPGGCSSEEDPGAGDSVDIQDVKFKLRHSLDQLQAASAQDLTRDQVALLKLVLGRGLYPQLAVPDPFNSSRKDSDQIFHTQSKQGTVPHPTSVFASSPEVLHAQEQEAGGGEGSRDDKDKLSSRHQLLTFVSLLETNKAYLVNCVRIPALQSLLLFSRSLDTNGDCSRLVADGWLELQLADSESAVRLLAASVRLRARWESALDRQLARQAQQRRPEVDQEEEEEEDPVARKEVADLSRELLKFTASKVPYSLRRLTGLEVQNLYVGPQTITAMPSLPGLFGSSALSPHPTKGGYAVTDFLTYNCLTSDTDLYSDCLRTFWTCPHCGLHVPLTPLERIAHENTCPEAPQDGPPGAEEAAPEPLQKASVLQKPYHCAACQKDFLFTPTEVLRHRRQHV, encoded by the exons ATGCCTCCTCCCAGAACGAAGGAGGGCGGGGATGACCGAGGCCGACACTGGGATCCCAGTGAGGAGGACGCCTCTGAGAAATGGGACTGGAATTGTCCGGAGACCCGTCGCCTCTTCGAGGACGCCTTTTTCCGTGATGAGGATTATATACCCCAGGGTTCTGAGGAGCGCAAGAAGTTCTGGACCTTCTTTGAACGCTTACAGAGATTCCAGAACCTCAAGAGCACCAGGAAGGGGGACAAGGACCCTGGGCGTCCCAAGCACAGCATCCCGGCGCTGGCCGACCTGCCTCGCGCTTACGACCCCCGTTACCGCATCAACCTCTCGGTCCGGGGCCCCGACGCCCGGGGCTCTCGGGGGCTGGACAGACAGCCCCCGGAGAGGGTGTCCGAGTTCCGCCGAGCCCTTCTGCACTACCTGGACTTTGGCCAGAAGCAGGCGTTTGGACGACTGGCCAGACTGCAGAGGGAACGGGCGGCCCTCCCCATCGCCCAGTACGGGACCCGCATCCTGCAGACACTGAAGGAACaccaggtggtggtggtggcgggtgACACGGGCTGTGGCAagtccacccaggtgccccagtacctgCTGGCCGCCGGCTTCAGTCACGTGGCATGCACCCAGCCCCGGCGTATCGCCTGCATCTCCCTGGCCAAGCGCGTCAGCTTCGAGAGCCTCAGTCAGTATGGCTCACGG GTCGGCTACCAGATCCGCTTTGAGAGCACACGGACGGCAGCCACCAAGATCGTGTTCCTGACGGTGGGGCTGCTCCTGAGGCAGATCCAGCGGGAGCCCCGCCTGCCCCAGTACCAGGTCCTGATCGTGGACGAAGTCCACGAACGCCACCTGCACAGCGACTTCCTCCTGGGCGTTCTCCGGCGCCTGCTGCCCGAGCGGCCTGACCTCAAGGTCATCCTCATGTCGGCCACCATCAACATCTCGCTCTTCTCCAGCTACTTCGGCGGGGCCCCCGTGGTGCAGGTGCCCGGGAGGCTGTTCCCCATCACG GTCGTGTACCAGCCACAGGAGGCCGAGCCGCCGGCGTCCAAGTCGGAGAAGCTGGACCCTCGGCCTTTCCTGAGGGTGCTGGAGGCCATCGACAATAAGTATCCGCCGGAGGAGCGGGGCGACCTCCTGGTCTTCCTGAGCGGCATGGCGGAGATCAGCGCGGTGCTGGAGGCGGCCCAGGCCTATGCCAGCCGCACTCAGCGCTGGGTGGTTCTGCCGCTGCACAGCGCCCTCTCCGTGGCCGACCAGGACAAG GTGTTCGATGTGGCCCCCCCTGGGGTTCGGAAATGCATCCTCTCCACCAACATCGCTGAGACCTCAGTCACCATTGATGGGATCCGCTTCGTAGTAGATTCTG GGAAGGTGAAGGAGATGGGCTACGACCCACAGGCCAAGTTGCAGCGGCTGCAGGAATTCTGGATCAGCCAGGCCAGTGCCGAGCAGCGGAAGGGCCGGGCGGGCCGCACGGGCCCCGGCGTCTGCTTCCGCCTCTACGCTGAATCGGACTACGACGCCTTCGCCCCCTACCCCGTCCCGGAGATTCGGAGGGTGGCCCTCGACGCGCTGGTGCTGCAG ATGAAAAGCATGTGCGTGGGGGACCCGCGAACCTTCCCCTTCATCGAGCCTCCGCCACCAGCCAGCCTGGAAACGGCCATCCTCTACCTCCGGGACCAGGGGGCCCTGGACAGCTCAGAGGCCCTCACCCCTATCGGCTCTCTGCTGGCCCAGCTTCCGGTGGATGTGGTGATCG gGAAGATGCTGATCCTTGGTTCCATGTTCCACCTGGCGGAGCCCGTGCTCACCATCGCGGCTGCCCTCAGTGTCCAGTCGCCCTTTACCCGCAGCGCCCAGAGCAACCCCGAGGGTGCGGCCGCGCGGCGGCCCCTGGACAGTGACCACGGTGACCCCTTCACGCTCTTCAATGTCTTCAACACCTGGGTGCAG GTGAAATCCGAACGGAGCAGGAGCTCACGCAAGTGGTGCCGCCACCGGTGCATAGAGGAGCATCGGCTGTACGAGATGGCCAACGTACGGCGCCAGTTCAAG GAGCTGCTGGAGGACCACGGGCTACTGGCCAGGGCCCGGGCCCCGAAGCCGGGGGACAGCTACAGCCGGCCGCGGCAGCGCCGGGAGCGCCGGGCACTGTACCGGCTGAAGCGCCGGCACGAGGAGGGCGGGGGACACAGGCGCAAGGTGCTGCGGCTGCAGGAGGACCCGGGCGGCTGCTCCAGCGAAGAGGACCCGGGGGCCGGCGACAGCGTGGACATCCAG GATGTGAAGTTTAAGCTGCGGCACAGCCTGGATCAGCTGCAGGCGGCCTCGGCCCAGGACCTGACGCGGGACCAGGTGGCCCTGCTCAAGCTGGTGCTGGGCCGGGGCCTCTACCCCCAGCTTGCGGTCCCGGACCCGTTCAACAGCAGCCGCAAGGACTCGGACCAG ATTTTCCACACCCAGTCCAAGCAGGGCACCGTGCCGCACCCCACTTCCGTCTTTGCCAGCAGTCCGGAGGTTCTGCACGCGCAGGAGCAAGAGGCCGGGGGCGGTGAAGGGAGCCGAG ACGACAAGGACAAGCTGAGCAGCAGGCACCAGCTCCTCACCTTCGTCTCCCTGCTGGAGACCAACAAGGCCTACCTGGTGAACTGCGTCCGCATCCCCGCGCTCCAG TCTCTCTTGCTGTTCAGCCGGTCCCTGGACACCAACGGTGACTGCTCGCGCCTGGTGGCTGACGGCTGGCTGGAGCTCCAGCTTGCGGACAGTGAGAGTGCCGTCCGGCTTCTGGCGGCTTCCGTGCGGCTCCGTGCCCGCTGGGAAAGTGCCCTGGACCGGCAGCTGGCGCGTCAGGCCCAGCAGCGGCGGCCGGAGGTGGaccaagaagaggaggaggaggaggatccGGTCGCCCGCAAGGAGGTGGCCGACCTGAGCAGGGAGCTGCTGAAGTTCACGGCCTCCAAG gtccCCTACAGCCTCCGGCGGCTCACGGGGCTGGAAGTCCAGAACCTCTATGTGGGACCCCAGACCATCACAGCCATGCCCAGTCTTCCTGGCCTCTTTGGTAGCTCTGCCTTGTCCCCTCACCCCACCAAAGGGGGCTACGCAGTCACTGACTTCCTCACCTACAACTGCCTCACG AGCGACACGGACCTGTACAGCGACTGTCTCCGCACCTTCTGGACCTGCCCCCACTGCGGCCTGCACGTGCCCCTGACGCCCTTGGAGCGCATTGCGCACGAGAACACTTGCCCCGAAGCCCCACAGGACGGTCCCCCAG ggGCTGAGGAGGCCGCCCCCGAGCCCCTCCAGAAGGCGTCCGTCCTGCAGAAGCCCTACCACTGCGCGGCCTGCCAGAAGGACTTCCTGTTCACACCCACGGAGGTTCTGCGGCACCGGCGGCAGCACGTGTGA